ACTTTGTTTTGAATTGAGGTAATACGCTAAAAACCTACTATTAATATTTTTATCGTTTAGCTTAATGACACTCATTAATGACGAAATAACCAGCCCTTGTGCATTTTTATCGATACAAATGGCAATATTTAGCGCCCTTAATCTGATAATAATATCATTTGTTCGGGTTAAGTATTCTGGCTTGATTTCGCTATTAGAAATAAACTCATCTAAAGAGTTTGGGTTTATTTTTGTTGAATTAGAAAAAGATTTTAAAGTAATTTTTTGATACTTTTTTTGCACATCATAGCACGCTGCTTTCTTACGTGAAAGCACTAAGCCTGTTTTGATTGTGGCAATATCTTTTAATCTCATAACTCCATCATTAATGTCTATCTTAGAAATTATATATATAAAAAAAATTTAATATGTCTATGACTTAAATAATACAAAAAAATTAATATTTAATTTTTACAATCTCCTTAAACTCCTGCCCACGCTGTTCAAAATTATCAAACATATCAAAACTAGCACACCCTGGAGATAATAGAATTGCGCCATTATTAATCATTGAACGGGCAATATTAACAGCCTCTTGCATGGTTTTGGCGTGATTGGTGTTCGTATTAATTTCTTGTTCAAATTGTTGGATGCTTTGCCCTATGAGGACGACGTTAGTAATGCTTTTATTGATGAGTTTAAATAATAGGGTGTAGTCTTCTTGTTTGGCAATACCGCCTAGGATTAATACGATATTTTGATGCTTGTGCATTAAGGCTTGGATTGCTGTTATGGTGGAGATTGCGTTGGTTGCTTTTGAGTCGTTGTAATAATCAATATTTTGTTTTTTTGCTACCCATTCAAGTCGGTGTTCTAGTCCTTTAAAGTTTTTAATGCTTTGTATCATGGACGTTATTGGCAGTTTGATTTGGTCGCCTAAAGCAAGGGCTGCAAGTATATTTCTTGTATTGTGTTCGCCAATCAGTTGCGCTTCGTTAATGCTCATTAGTATATCGTCACCTTTGAGTAGATAGTAGGTGTCGTGGCAAGTGACTGTGCCAAAATCATCTGCTTGTTCGGGTATGCTAATGCCAAAGTGCTTAGCATTAGCTTTTTTGGGTGCAAGTGGTTCATCTAAATTAATCACTAAGTGCTGGCAGTGTTGATGTAGGCTTAATTTAGAATTGGTGTAGTGTTTAAAACTCTGGTATCGATCAAGATGATCAGGGGTAATGTTAAGCACAACACCTGCTATTAAATTCAAATGATGGCTGTAATCTAGTTGATAACTGGACAGTTCTAATACGTAATACTCTATTTTATCATTTAAACAATCCAGTGCAGGCGTGCCAATATTGCCACCCATCGCGACTTGTATGCCTGCATCAGCAATCATTTGTGTTAATAATTGGGTGACTGTTGATTTACCATTAGAGCCAGTAATGCCAATAATGGGTGCTTTTGCAAATCTTGAAAATAGTTCTATATCGCTGACAATAGGAATATTTTGCTTTTTTGCCCAGATGACAATGGATTCGTTTTGGGCAATACCAGGAGAGATGAAAATTTCATCAACACCTGTTAATAAATCCAATGTCCAAGCTCCAAGAGTGGGGGATGATTTTAAAAATTCATTGGTGTATTTGGACAACAAAGGTGGGTTAGTGCGACTATCAGCAATCTTATAATCAATATTTTGTACTGATATAAAACGAGCGATTGAAAAACCTGTTTTTCCTAAGCCTAAAACCAGTTTCATGTGTTTATTTCCTCTGTAAAATGGCAGTATTTTACACTTTTACATACGAGGCATAAATCATGAATACAAACGTCAACACTCAAGCACGTAGCATTAGCATCAGTAGCGTTTTAAAAAACACGTATCAATTACTTTCTGCAACCTTATTATTTAGTGGGCTAATGGCTTATTTTGCCATGTCTTTAAACCTGCCATATTTTGGCCTTTTAATCACCCTTGGTGGTTATTTTGGCTTGCTGTATTTAACCAATAAA
This Abyssogena phaseoliformis symbiont OG214 DNA region includes the following protein-coding sequences:
- a CDS encoding restriction endonuclease subunit S gives rise to the protein MRLKDIATIKTGLVLSRKKAACYDVQKKYQKITLKSFSNSTKINPNSLDEFISNSEIKPEYLTRTNDIIIRLRALNIAICIDKNAQGLVISSLMSVIKLNDKNINSRFLAYYLNSKQSQKIFNTAVKGTAIPMIRTGDVAELDVFLPPISAKKSN
- the murD gene encoding UDP-N-acetylmuramoyl-L-alanine--D-glutamate ligase; its protein translation is MKLVLGLGKTGFSIARFISVQNIDYKIADSRTNPPLLSKYTNEFLKSSPTLGAWTLDLLTGVDEIFISPGIAQNESIVIWAKKQNIPIVSDIELFSRFAKAPIIGITGSNGKSTVTQLLTQMIADAGIQVAMGGNIGTPALDCLNDKIEYYVLELSSYQLDYSHHLNLIAGVVLNITPDHLDRYQSFKHYTNSKLSLHQHCQHLVINLDEPLAPKKANAKHFGISIPEQADDFGTVTCHDTYYLLKGDDILMSINEAQLIGEHNTRNILAALALGDQIKLPITSMIQSIKNFKGLEHRLEWVAKKQNIDYYNDSKATNAISTITAIQALMHKHQNIVLILGGIAKQEDYTLLFKLINKSITNVVLIGQSIQQFEQEINTNTNHAKTMQEAVNIARSMINNGAILLSPGCASFDMFDNFEQRGQEFKEIVKIKY